CCGCGCACCCGGCGGTAGTCGCTACCGGTACTCCGGATGCAGGTAATGGAGGAAGAAGCTCATGATCATTGCGAGCTCGGATTCACTGTACGACTTGCCGTGCCCACCCTCTTCCGTCTCGTAGTAGAAGACATCGTGGTAGCCGAGGTCCTCCAGGCGTGCTGTGAACTTACGCGCATGACACGGGTGCACGATGTCGTCCGCGCGATTCGCCGTGAAGAGGAGCGCGGGATAAGCCTGGGCGTCGGCGAGGTTGTGGAAGGGCGAGTAATGGCGCATGTACGCCCAGTCATCGGGGTTCTGACCATCGCCGCGTTCGCCGACCGGCGGCACACCGGAGAGCTGCGAGCAGCGTTGCAGCTCCAGCACGCCGTTGTTGGCCCACACCGCGCCATAGAGGTCCGGCCGCTGAATGAATGACGTGCTTACCAGGATGCCGCCGTTGCTGCCGCCATAGGCGCCGATCATCTTCGGCGACGTGACCCGCCGCTCGACCAGGTCCGCGGCCACCGCCTGGAAGTCGTCGAACGCGCGCTGCCTTTTCTCCCTCAGCACGGCGGCGTGCCATTCCGGACCGTATTCATTCCCGCCCCGGATATTCGCCAGCACGTACACACCACCGCGGCTCAGCCAGGTCGGACCTTGAAACGCCAGATAGCTCGGCAGAGTCGAGATGCCGTTGCCACCGTACGCATTGACGATGACCGGGTTCCGACCATCGAGCGGCATGTCGTTCCGTCGGACTACGAAGTACGGGACGCGTGTACCATCGGCAGAGGTCGCGCTCCAACTGTCGACCTGATACGGCTCCGCGGGAAATGCGGCAGCGCCCATGCCGGCGACGCGGACCGCGCCGGACTCCGTGCGCAGCGCCGCCGTGCGCGGTCGCAGGAAATCCTCGTGAGTCAGGTAGTACGCGTCGGATTCCCGCGAGGCGTTCCTGACCTCGACGGTGCCGTCTTCGGGAACGTCGATCCTCCGGCGCTCCCACTCGCCGTTGCTGTGGCTGAGCTCGAACAGACGGACCTTCATGTCCGCGAGCGCGCGCACGACCAGGAGGCTGCGCGTGCTCCACACGACGTCGACTACGAGGTCCCGGTCGGACGTCATGATCGGGCGGAACGCCCGGCTGCCATCGAGGAACTCCCGGAGGTCGATGCCGATCAGGCTGCCCGACGGGAAAGCGATGTCCGCAGGCGTCCAGGCAGAGCGCAGTTGCAGCACGAGCTGCCCGTCCACGATCAGGATGTCGCGGATGTCGCGAGGCACGGGCAGCCGCGCCGTCTCATCATCCCGGACGAGGAAATACTCTTTGTCGTACTGGTGACGGGTGTGCAGAAGCAGCAGGCGGTCGCCCTTGCGTGCGATCGTCAC
This region of Longimicrobiales bacterium genomic DNA includes:
- a CDS encoding prolyl oligopeptidase family serine peptidase: MVTDVAGREKALVSVSPGERIDALRGVALRIPVVVAAVSLLAATACAHSSSAPGQTGAQPGNTGYLWLEELRSDTVLRWADAHTARTLEHLSGLPLHDSLVTEIRSAIAGPRVAPRGDVPAPAIRTGPWANRFRAGVWLRQSLAQLARGEIAWAPVLDLDSLSRAEGTRFDIESVECLPPAHERCLLLLSRGGGTRTFDLREYDAAARTFVDDGFNLEPGHTAVFWRDSTSVYITTKPMSTADDARIWHRGQPLDDAEILLAADPRDTLRTSGARGDQGVTIARKGDRLLLLHTRHQYDKEYFLVRDDETARLPVPRDIRDILIVDGQLVLQLRSAWTPADIAFPSGSLIGIDLREFLDGSRAFRPIMTSDRDLVVDVVWSTRSLLVVRALADMKVRLFELSHSNGEWERRRIDVPEDGTVEVRNASRESDAYYLTHEDFLRPRTAALRTESGAVRVAGMGAAAFPAEPYQVDSWSATSADGTRVPYFVVRRNDMPLDGRNPVIVNAYGGNGISTLPSYLAFQGPTWLSRGGVYVLANIRGGNEYGPEWHAAVLREKRQRAFDDFQAVAADLVERRVTSPKMIGAYGGSNGGILVSTSFIQRPDLYGAVWANNGVLELQRCSQLSGVPPVGERGDGQNPDDWAYMRHYSPFHNLADAQAYPALLFTANRADDIVHPCHARKFTARLEDLGYHDVFYYETEEGGHGKSYSESELAMIMSFFLHYLHPEYR